The DNA segment GATTATATATATAGGTAGTCTGTATGCCGGAGGGGTCAAAGGTTTGAGGCAAACAGTCAAAGGAGTATCTGTTAATGCTGAAATTATTATCATAACTGTAGGATTGGCAGATCCTCATGACCCTGAAAATATAGCTAACATTAGAGAGGCTGTACATAAACAGATTCCAGAGGATCTTTTTAAACGTACGACTTTCTTTCATCTTAGAGGTGCTATTGACTATAAACGATTGAACATTAAGCATAGGATTATGATGTCAATGCTTTATAAACGAGTAAAAAAGAAACCAGATGATCTGCTTACATCCGAAGATAGGA comes from the Xylanibacter oryzae DSM 17970 genome and includes:
- a CDS encoding flavodoxin domain-containing protein, coding for MGSIIIYGTQYGTSKKYADKLSEMTDIKATCFSKVKNASTYSRIIYIGSLYAGGVKGLRQTVKGVSVNAEIIIITVGLADPHDPENIANIREAVHKQIPEDLFKRTTFFHLRGAIDYKRLNIKHRIMMSMLYKRVKKKPDDLLTSEDRMMIATYNQIVDFVDYNSLEPIVDFIRQTDS